In one window of Brassica rapa cultivar Chiifu-401-42 chromosome A07, CAAS_Brap_v3.01, whole genome shotgun sequence DNA:
- the LOC103829652 gene encoding uncharacterized protein LOC103829652: MNSTEEQERNEKEIEDLAIILFWIERPFLVILLLYSSFVSVLIGLLLLVTTLLAIIFFLLCPRLSFAGPSGIGGLWLFLSDRFMFLLALSSHETILVWLLTVFISLVNHSAYIIEYIVRSYKSHHTISLPLQSPEVRRNDEEGDEIKELEKMGKLLEELREDGKKMDIEIELIQKTIHSDLEKHRKTLSLNLLELREELGDDGEKMGAYMELIKNFVNSELVTPRGDLNLNINNDIREDVSDEEDIKDWRVKLKSVAEEVHETYFVIQETAKAAKTTADRANLTYMIVDEISKEMETMSGMIKEEALEMFIELREEVWETWLDFEARKTEAEVAADRAAEELSYAMVELMDAVNIRPWEGYRTG, translated from the exons ATGAATAGTACTGAAGAACAAGAAAGAAACGAGAAGGAAATAGAAGACCTAgcgattattttgttttggataGAGCGTCCGTTTCTCGTCATACTTCTCCTCTACTCCAGTTTCGTCTCAGTTCTGATCGGCCTTCTGCTTCTCGTTACTACTCTTCTCGCCATAATATTCTTCTTATTATGCCCTCGACTCTCTTTTGCTGGACCCTCT GGTATCGGTGGACTCTGGCTGTTTCTATCAGACCGGTTCATGTTTCTATTGGCTCTAAGCTCTCATGAGACCATACTCGTTTGGCTTCTCACCGTTTTTATCTCCCTCGTGAACCACTCTGCTTACATCATCGAGTACATTGTTAGATCTTATAAATCTCATCATACCATATCACTTCCTCTTCAGTCCCCCG aAGTAAGAAGGAATGATGAGGAAGGAGATGAGATCAAGGAACTTGAGAAGATGGGGAAGTTATTAGAAGAGTTAAGAGAAGATGGAAAGAAGATGGATATAGAAATAGAGCTTATCCAGAAAACTATCCACTCAGATCTTGAGAAACACAGAAAAACTTTGTCTTTGAACCTCTTAGAGTTACGTGAAGAGTTGGGAGATGATGGAGAAAAGATGGGGGCATATATGGAGCTGATTAAGAACTTCGTTAACTCAGAGCTTGTAACTCCGAGAGGCGACTTGAACCTCAATATTAATAATGATATCCGGGAAGATGTATCAGATGAGGAGGATATCAAAGATTGGAGAGTAAAACTGAAATCTGTAGCTGAAGAAGTTCATGAGACCTACTTTGTTATCCAAGAAACTGCAAAGGCGGCAAAAACAACAGCTGACAGGGCCAATCTAACCTACATGATTGTGGACGAAATTTCGAAAGAAATGGAAACTATGAGTGGGATGATAAAAGAAGAAGCCCTTGAGATGTTTATAGAGTTAAGAGAAGAAGTTTGGGAAACGTGGTTGGACTTCGAAGCTAGAAAAACAGAAGCGGAGGTTGCTGCGGACAGAGCTGCGGAGGAGCTTTCATATGCAATGGTGGAGTTGATGGACGCAGTCAACATCCGTCCGTGGGAGGGTTACCGAACTGGCTAA